From Streptomyces sp. HUAS MG91, the proteins below share one genomic window:
- a CDS encoding helix-turn-helix domain-containing protein: protein MESVLTEAVALLDEAGPSALTFRALAQRLGGGVASIYWYVASKDELLDRATDHVIGMVLADIEALPEQDDPIDALRAMALTLFDAIVERPWLGSYFMRNTDLQNNSLRLWEKLGQQSLRMNLTPRQRFHAVSAVTGVVVGSAVDLGQEPPAEVLDGAVSRDEFLGRFVATWRELDPAEFPFVHEIADEFEGHDDVDQFRSALDLTLAGLRLQAGG, encoded by the coding sequence ATGGAGTCCGTGCTGACCGAGGCGGTGGCACTGCTCGACGAGGCGGGTCCGTCCGCGCTGACGTTCCGGGCGCTCGCGCAGCGTCTGGGCGGCGGGGTCGCCAGCATCTACTGGTATGTGGCGAGCAAGGACGAGCTGCTGGACCGCGCGACCGACCATGTGATCGGCATGGTCCTCGCCGACATCGAGGCGCTGCCGGAGCAGGACGACCCGATCGACGCGCTGCGCGCGATGGCGCTGACGCTGTTCGACGCGATCGTGGAGCGCCCCTGGCTGGGCAGCTACTTCATGCGCAACACCGACCTCCAGAACAACTCCCTGCGGCTGTGGGAGAAGCTGGGCCAGCAGTCGCTGCGCATGAACCTCACGCCCCGCCAGCGCTTCCATGCCGTCTCGGCGGTCACGGGCGTCGTCGTCGGTTCGGCCGTCGACCTGGGTCAGGAGCCGCCCGCCGAGGTCCTCGACGGGGCCGTCAGCCGCGACGAGTTCCTGGGCCGCTTCGTCGCCACCTGGCGGGAGCTGGATCCGGCGGAGTTCCCGTTCGTGCACGAGATCGCCGACGAGTTCGAGGGCCACGACGACGTGGACCAGTTCCGCTCCGCGCTGGATCTGACGCTGGCGGGCCTGCGGTTGCAGGCCGGGGGCTGA
- a CDS encoding DUF397 domain-containing protein, translating into MKITNRPVPDLTSAIWHKSTYSGGEGNNCLEVSYAHPELIPVRDSKNPSGPKLVLRAAAWTAFIDDLRRNG; encoded by the coding sequence ATGAAGATCACAAACCGCCCCGTGCCTGACCTCACCTCGGCCATCTGGCACAAGTCCACGTACAGCGGCGGCGAGGGCAACAACTGCCTCGAAGTCTCCTACGCCCACCCGGAACTGATCCCGGTCCGCGACTCCAAGAACCCCTCCGGCCCGAAGCTCGTGCTCCGGGCGGCAGCCTGGACGGCGTTCATCGACGACCTGCGCCGCAACGGCTGA
- a CDS encoding helix-turn-helix transcriptional regulator: MSGPKDLDPSSRRVMIGEELRHARERAALTQQALGELLFVSGSYVGQMEAGTRRILPDMAVRLDEILKSGGFFVRHCTKANRSKHPEHFAEAAEAEALATTIMEYGGMLIPGLLQTPEYARAVFRDFQPTAPDEVIDELLAARMERAHLLDDPTKPLLWVVLDEAALRRPVGGPAVMADNLRHVADMMRRHRAVVQVLPFSAGGHASLHGLLKLMHFDDAPPLALIEAPSVGLLLDDPATVSRHQLTYDLLRANALTPKQSLALITSVAEDYAHEDHKPPRA; this comes from the coding sequence ATGTCCGGACCGAAGGACCTCGACCCCTCGTCGCGCCGCGTCATGATCGGCGAAGAGCTCCGCCACGCCCGGGAGAGAGCAGCCCTCACCCAACAGGCCCTGGGCGAGCTGCTGTTCGTCAGCGGTTCGTACGTCGGCCAGATGGAAGCGGGGACGCGGCGCATCCTGCCCGACATGGCCGTGCGGCTCGACGAGATCCTGAAGAGCGGGGGCTTCTTCGTCCGGCACTGCACGAAGGCGAACCGGTCGAAGCACCCGGAGCACTTCGCCGAAGCGGCGGAGGCGGAAGCGCTGGCGACCACGATCATGGAGTACGGGGGGATGCTCATCCCCGGCCTGCTCCAGACGCCGGAGTACGCACGCGCGGTGTTCCGGGACTTCCAGCCCACAGCGCCGGACGAGGTCATCGACGAACTGCTGGCGGCCCGGATGGAGCGGGCACACCTCCTCGACGATCCAACAAAGCCGTTGTTGTGGGTCGTTCTGGACGAGGCGGCTCTGCGCCGACCGGTCGGCGGACCAGCGGTGATGGCGGACAACCTCCGCCATGTCGCCGACATGATGCGCAGGCACCGGGCCGTCGTCCAGGTGCTCCCGTTCTCAGCGGGAGGTCACGCCTCACTGCACGGCTTGCTCAAGCTCATGCACTTCGACGACGCACCCCCGCTCGCCTTGATCGAGGCTCCTTCCGTCGGCCTCCTGCTGGACGATCCAGCGACCGTCAGCCGCCACCAGCTGACCTACGATCTGCTCAGGGCCAACGCACTCACCCCGAAACAGTCCCTGGCCCTGATCACTTCAGTGGCAGAGGATTACGCGCATGAAGATCACAAACCGCCCCGTGCCTGA
- a CDS encoding GAF and ANTAR domain-containing protein, which translates to MSAVTNDFPVAQAVLDLSSRPDGFDVLELLHDLTAYTVRLGQVHSAGVTILDETGRVDYLTASDEVCARLEEAQLDLDEGPCVDSARSGEVLPPLLLHPAVGAFEHWPLFAPRALAEGYSSVAAVPLRISENSLGSLNLLQKGSSPISATNLHAAQLLADATAVRLHHRQTLLASDEVVNQLTTALQSRIVIEQAKGMLAQRLGIDVDAAFKILRGHARSRQLRLIDVARRITRRDFPAEFDRTN; encoded by the coding sequence ATGTCTGCCGTAACGAACGACTTCCCTGTTGCCCAGGCCGTGCTCGACCTGAGCTCTCGCCCTGACGGGTTCGACGTGCTGGAACTGCTGCACGATCTCACCGCGTACACCGTGCGCCTGGGACAGGTGCACTCGGCCGGTGTCACCATCCTCGACGAGACCGGCCGCGTCGACTATCTGACCGCGTCCGACGAGGTGTGTGCCCGCCTGGAGGAGGCCCAGCTCGACCTGGACGAGGGCCCCTGCGTGGACAGCGCGCGCAGCGGCGAGGTTCTCCCGCCGCTTCTGCTGCACCCGGCCGTCGGCGCCTTCGAGCACTGGCCGCTGTTCGCCCCGCGGGCACTGGCCGAGGGGTACAGCAGCGTCGCCGCCGTGCCGCTGCGGATCAGTGAGAACAGCCTGGGCTCCCTGAACCTGCTGCAAAAAGGCTCCAGCCCGATCTCCGCCACGAACCTGCACGCCGCCCAGTTGCTGGCCGACGCCACCGCCGTCCGGCTGCACCACCGGCAGACCCTGCTGGCCAGCGACGAGGTCGTCAACCAGCTGACGACAGCGCTGCAATCGCGCATCGTGATCGAGCAGGCGAAAGGCATGCTGGCCCAGCGGCTCGGCATCGACGTCGACGCCGCCTTCAAGATCTTGCGCGGGCACGCCCGCTCCCGGCAGCTGAGACTGATCGACGTGGCCCGCCGGATCACGCGGCGGGACTTCCCCGCCGAGTTCGACAGGACGAACTGA
- a CDS encoding GAF domain-containing protein, translating to MPGNPRDTRPDGVPPSDDGLAGLLARAHRAVRAGDGPARALPHDTARLFGLDALTLNALAQDGRPELLWADPPRGLGAELDTLQYTVGDGPVWQAAQEGRTVTEPDLEAVEPSRWPLFLPFVKTRVGSVVALPVKAGSATLGVLTGYRATPGPLTADQLVSLHHLARILLLALITQLDDPAPARPATADAGLRLHHAEVHQATGYLASSLGIPLGQALLRLRAHAAADGPITELARAFLSHRLAPESLRR from the coding sequence ATGCCTGGCAACCCGCGAGACACCCGCCCCGATGGCGTCCCCCCGTCCGACGACGGCCTTGCCGGTCTGCTGGCCCGGGCGCACCGCGCCGTCCGGGCCGGAGACGGTCCGGCCCGCGCACTTCCCCACGACACCGCCCGCCTGTTCGGGCTCGACGCCCTCACGCTGAACGCCCTCGCCCAGGACGGCCGGCCCGAACTGCTCTGGGCCGACCCGCCCCGAGGCCTGGGCGCCGAGCTCGACACCCTTCAGTACACCGTCGGGGACGGGCCCGTCTGGCAGGCCGCCCAGGAGGGCCGGACGGTGACCGAGCCGGACCTGGAAGCGGTCGAACCGTCCCGCTGGCCCTTGTTCCTGCCCTTCGTCAAAACCCGGGTCGGGTCGGTCGTGGCCCTCCCCGTGAAGGCGGGGAGCGCCACCCTCGGAGTCCTCACCGGCTACCGCGCCACTCCCGGCCCGCTCACCGCCGACCAGCTCGTCTCCCTGCACCACCTGGCACGGATCCTGCTGCTCGCGCTGATCACCCAGCTCGACGATCCCGCCCCGGCCAGGCCCGCCACGGCGGACGCCGGTCTGCGGCTGCACCATGCCGAGGTGCACCAGGCCACCGGCTACCTCGCCAGTTCACTCGGCATCCCGCTGGGCCAGGCCCTGCTGAGACTGCGCGCGCACGCCGCCGCGGACGGGCCCATCACCGAACTCGCCCGCGCCTTCCTCTCCCACCGCCTGGCACCCGAGTCCCTCCGGCGGTGA
- a CDS encoding CGNR zinc finger domain-containing protein, whose translation MVDTRTDPHTFRWYGGRISVDFTATLTGHIPHTVEHLRTPADLSHWSRAARLSDAPLPDATPRALDQARQLREALHRTFLHAAKPAPDDLDTISTWSARSLPGPRLTTAENDAPTLCRPRLHLTGDLLTLIARDGVDLLTGRHSHRIRECAAPDCTLLFVDVSRPGRRRWCSMDVCGARAKMAGYRARRTRE comes from the coding sequence ATGGTGGACACGCGCACCGACCCCCACACCTTCCGCTGGTACGGCGGTCGCATCTCGGTCGACTTCACAGCCACCCTCACCGGCCACATCCCCCACACCGTGGAACACCTGCGCACCCCCGCCGACCTCTCCCACTGGTCCCGAGCCGCCCGCCTCTCGGACGCCCCGCTCCCCGACGCGACCCCCCGCGCCCTCGACCAGGCCCGCCAGTTGAGAGAGGCCCTGCACCGGACGTTCCTGCACGCGGCGAAGCCCGCCCCGGACGACCTGGACACCATCAGCACGTGGTCGGCCCGCTCCCTGCCGGGCCCCCGCCTCACCACGGCGGAGAACGACGCCCCGACCCTGTGCCGCCCCCGACTCCACCTCACCGGCGACCTGTTGACCCTGATCGCCCGCGACGGCGTCGACCTGCTCACGGGCCGCCACAGCCACCGTATCCGCGAGTGCGCCGCCCCCGACTGCACCCTCCTCTTCGTCGACGTCAGCCGTCCGGGCCGCCGCCGCTGGTGCTCGATGGACGTGTGCGGGGCGCGGGCGAAGATGGCCGGGTACCGGGCGCGCAGAACGCGGGAGTGA
- a CDS encoding PTS transporter subunit EIIC, with amino-acid sequence MAENKNRDVAASILPLVGGPENVTSVVHCMTRLRLGLADRSLVQDEALKALPDVMGVVEDETYQIVLGPGKVARVTPEFEALVEEGKAAAPAPAASTPHPATAEELAAQGAELRAARKAKNATPFKLFLRKIANIFVPLIPALIGCGIVAGINGLLINLEWLPSVTPALAAIASGFMSLIAVFVGYNTAKEFGGTPILGGAVAAIIVYAGVANIEAFGQKLSPGQGGVLGALGAAVLAVYVEKWCRKWVPEAIDVLVTPTLTVLISGLVTIFGLMYVAGEISTGIGTAANWLLDNTGAFAGLVLGGLFLPLVMLGLHQALIPIHTTLIEQQGYTVLLPILAMAGAGQVGCAIAVFKRLKHNTSIRNTIKSALPAGFLGVGEPLIYGVSLPLGRPFITACVGGAAGGAFVGLFSMLGDKVGSTAIGPSGWALFPLLDGNHGWGSTALIYLGGLLIGYAVGFVATYFFGFSKQMLLDLNAPADTARP; translated from the coding sequence ATGGCTGAGAACAAGAACCGCGACGTGGCGGCCTCGATCCTCCCGCTCGTCGGCGGGCCGGAGAACGTCACCTCGGTAGTCCACTGCATGACCCGGCTCCGGCTGGGTCTGGCCGACCGCTCGCTGGTCCAGGACGAGGCGCTGAAGGCGCTGCCCGATGTCATGGGCGTGGTCGAGGACGAGACGTACCAGATCGTCCTCGGCCCCGGAAAGGTCGCTCGGGTCACCCCCGAGTTCGAGGCGCTCGTCGAGGAGGGCAAGGCCGCCGCCCCGGCACCGGCGGCCTCCACTCCCCACCCGGCGACGGCCGAGGAACTGGCCGCCCAGGGCGCGGAGTTGAGGGCGGCGCGGAAGGCGAAGAACGCCACCCCGTTCAAGCTCTTCCTGCGCAAGATCGCCAACATCTTCGTGCCGCTGATCCCGGCGCTGATCGGCTGCGGCATCGTCGCGGGCATCAACGGCCTGCTGATCAACCTGGAGTGGCTGCCCTCCGTCACCCCCGCCCTCGCGGCCATCGCCTCCGGATTCATGTCGCTGATCGCGGTGTTCGTCGGCTACAACACGGCGAAGGAGTTCGGCGGCACCCCGATCCTGGGCGGCGCGGTCGCGGCGATCATCGTGTACGCGGGTGTCGCGAACATCGAGGCGTTCGGCCAGAAGCTCTCGCCCGGCCAGGGCGGTGTGCTCGGCGCGCTCGGCGCGGCGGTGCTCGCGGTGTACGTGGAGAAGTGGTGCCGCAAGTGGGTCCCGGAGGCGATCGACGTCCTGGTCACCCCCACCCTCACGGTCCTGATCTCCGGCCTGGTCACGATCTTCGGCCTGATGTACGTGGCCGGGGAGATCTCCACCGGTATCGGTACGGCGGCGAACTGGCTCCTGGACAACACCGGCGCCTTCGCGGGCCTGGTCCTCGGCGGGCTGTTCCTCCCGCTGGTCATGCTGGGTCTGCACCAGGCACTCATCCCGATCCACACCACCCTCATCGAGCAGCAGGGCTACACGGTCCTGCTCCCCATCCTGGCGATGGCGGGCGCGGGCCAGGTCGGCTGTGCGATCGCGGTGTTCAAGCGCCTCAAGCACAACACGTCGATCCGCAACACGATCAAGTCGGCGCTCCCCGCGGGCTTCCTGGGCGTGGGCGAGCCGCTGATCTACGGTGTCTCGCTGCCGCTCGGCCGGCCGTTCATCACGGCGTGCGTTGGCGGTGCGGCGGGCGGCGCGTTCGTCGGCCTGTTCTCGATGCTGGGTGACAAGGTCGGCTCGACGGCGATCGGCCCGTCCGGCTGGGCGCTGTTCCCGCTCCTGGACGGTAACCACGGCTGGGGCTCCACGGCCCTGATCTACCTCGGCGGCCTCCTGATCGGCTACGCGGTCGGTTTCGTCGCCACGTACTTCTTCGGCTTCAGCAAGCAAATGCTCCTGGACCTGAACGCCCCCGCGGACACGGCGCGCCCCTGA
- the murQ gene encoding N-acetylmuramic acid 6-phosphate etherase, with amino-acid sequence MSTDATYTELRAQLATLTTEAFRPELAEIDQLPTQEIARIMNGEDATVPGAVAAQLPQISAAIDGTATRMARGGRLIYAGAGTAGRLGVLDASECPPTFNTDPAEVVGLIAGGPSAMVTAVEGAEDSKDLAAEDLAALNLTENDVVVGISASGRTPYAIGAVEHAKKTYGALTIGLSCNADSALAAAADHGIEVVVGPELLTGSTRLKAGTAQKLVLNMLSTITMIRLGKTYGNLMVDVRASNEKLRARSRRIVALATGAEDAVIEAALAATDGEVKNAILVVLGDVDGPTAARLLAESDGHLRAALAAAAGTTP; translated from the coding sequence ATGTCCACCGACGCCACGTACACAGAACTCCGCGCCCAGCTGGCCACCCTCACCACAGAAGCCTTCCGCCCGGAACTCGCCGAGATCGACCAGCTCCCCACCCAGGAGATCGCCAGGATCATGAACGGCGAGGACGCCACGGTCCCCGGCGCCGTGGCGGCCCAGCTCCCCCAGATCTCGGCGGCGATCGACGGCACCGCCACCCGCATGGCCCGCGGCGGCCGCCTGATCTACGCGGGCGCGGGCACGGCCGGCCGCCTCGGTGTCCTGGACGCGTCCGAGTGCCCGCCCACCTTCAACACCGACCCGGCCGAGGTCGTCGGCCTCATCGCGGGCGGCCCCTCCGCGATGGTCACCGCGGTCGAGGGCGCCGAGGACTCCAAGGACCTGGCCGCCGAGGACCTGGCCGCGCTGAACCTGACGGAAAACGATGTCGTGGTCGGCATCTCGGCCTCGGGCCGCACCCCGTACGCCATCGGCGCCGTGGAGCACGCGAAGAAGACGTACGGCGCGCTCACCATCGGCCTGTCCTGCAACGCGGACAGCGCCCTCGCGGCCGCCGCCGACCACGGCATCGAGGTCGTCGTCGGCCCCGAACTGCTCACCGGCTCGACCCGCCTGAAGGCGGGCACGGCCCAGAAGCTCGTGCTGAACATGCTGTCGACGATCACCATGATCCGGCTCGGCAAGACGTACGGGAACCTCATGGTCGACGTCCGCGCGTCGAACGAGAAGCTGCGGGCCCGCTCCCGCCGCATCGTCGCCCTGGCCACGGGCGCCGAGGACGCCGTCATCGAGGCCGCGCTCGCCGCCACCGACGGCGAGGTGAAGAACGCGATCCTCGTCGTCCTCGGCGACGTCGACGGCCCCACGGCCGCCCGCCTGCTGGCCGAGTCCGACGGCCACCTGCGCGCCGCGCTCGCCGCGGCCGCCGGCACCACCCCCTGA
- a CDS encoding MurR/RpiR family transcriptional regulator encodes MSNDVKESFANDAPPAPAALAAKVRTLAPSMTRSMQRVAEAVAGDPAGCAALTVTGLAELTGTSEATVVRTARLLGYPGYRDLRLALAGLAAQQQSGRAPAVTADIAVDDPIADVVAKLAYDEQQTLADTAAGLDTVQLGAAVGALAAAGRVEIYGMAASGLVAQDLAQKLLRIGHVAYAHSDPHLAVTNAVSLRSGDVAVAITHSGATSDVIEPLRVAFEHGATTIAITGRPDAPVSQYADHILTTSIARESELRPAAMSSRTSQLLVVDCLFVGVAQRNYESAAPALSASYEALAHRHRAAPRSSRS; translated from the coding sequence GTGAGCAATGACGTGAAGGAAAGTTTCGCCAACGACGCGCCGCCCGCCCCGGCCGCCCTCGCGGCCAAGGTGCGGACCCTGGCCCCGTCGATGACGCGATCCATGCAGCGGGTCGCGGAGGCGGTCGCCGGTGATCCCGCCGGCTGCGCCGCCCTGACCGTCACCGGCCTCGCCGAGCTCACCGGCACCAGCGAGGCGACGGTGGTCCGCACCGCCCGCCTCCTCGGCTACCCCGGCTACCGCGACCTGCGCCTGGCCCTCGCCGGGCTCGCCGCCCAGCAGCAGTCGGGCCGGGCGCCCGCCGTCACCGCCGACATCGCGGTCGACGACCCGATCGCCGACGTGGTCGCGAAGCTGGCCTACGACGAGCAGCAGACCCTCGCCGACACCGCCGCCGGGCTCGACACCGTGCAGCTCGGCGCCGCCGTGGGCGCGCTCGCGGCGGCCGGGCGCGTGGAGATCTACGGCATGGCCGCGTCGGGGCTGGTCGCCCAGGACCTGGCGCAGAAGCTGCTGCGCATCGGCCACGTCGCGTACGCGCACTCGGATCCGCACCTCGCCGTCACGAACGCCGTGAGTCTGCGCTCCGGAGACGTGGCCGTCGCCATCACCCACTCCGGCGCCACCAGCGACGTCATCGAACCCCTCCGCGTCGCCTTCGAGCACGGCGCGACGACGATCGCGATCACGGGCCGTCCGGACGCGCCGGTCTCCCAGTACGCGGACCACATCCTCACGACGTCGATCGCCCGCGAGAGCGAGTTGCGGCCCGCCGCCATGTCGTCCCGGACGAGTCAGCTCCTCGTGGTCGACTGCCTCTTCGTGGGCGTGGCCCAGCGCAACTACGAGTCCGCGGCCCCGGCCCTCTCCGCCTCCTACGAGGCCCTGGCCCACCGCCACCGCGCCGCTCCGCGGAGCAGCAGGTCATGA
- a CDS encoding DUF4031 domain-containing protein, with the protein MTVYIDPPTWPGHGRLWSHLVSDVSFDELHLFAGGLGVPERAFERDHYDIPAHRYEDAVRAGAVTVGSKELVRRLTAAGLRRPKGRPA; encoded by the coding sequence GTGACCGTCTACATCGACCCGCCGACCTGGCCCGGCCACGGGCGGCTGTGGTCACATCTCGTGAGCGACGTCTCGTTCGACGAACTGCACCTGTTCGCAGGCGGGTTGGGGGTGCCGGAGCGCGCCTTCGAGCGCGACCACTACGACATCCCGGCGCACCGCTACGAGGACGCGGTGCGGGCCGGGGCCGTGACGGTCGGCTCGAAGGAACTGGTGCGCAGGCTCACGGCCGCGGGGCTGCGGCGTCCGAAGGGGCGGCCCGCGTAG